From the genome of Procambarus clarkii isolate CNS0578487 chromosome 53, FALCON_Pclarkii_2.0, whole genome shotgun sequence:
ATCCTGGATGTTTAGATGTTCTGGATGTTTAGATATCCTGGATGTTTAGATATCCTGGATGTTTAGATATCCTGGATGTTTAGATATCCTGAATGTTTAGATATCCTGGATGTTTAGATATCCTGGATGTTCTACCACAAACACGCCCAAAACCCGTACCATTGGCTCGTTGGAAACCGAGCTTAACTAGCTCGCGTAATTGCCAATTCCTCTCTAACGTATACACCTATTTACTGTTCCATTTGCAAACCAAATAAAGATTCTAAAATTCAAATTTGAAAACTAAAAACCGTTATTTAACCGTCCAGCATACAGATCCTTGTGACAAGTCCAAAATTACGTTATTACAGCTCTGGCAGCTACATATGCATATGAAAAGTAGTTGAAATACAAGATTAGAGTTACAAATATAAATGACAGTTCAAATTAACATTCAGAACACTGAATGTAGACAACATCTGCAACATTTAGCCGGTTGTGCATCCGGCTAGGAAGTTCTTTGATGAATGGTGCAACTCATCATCACACTAGCAGACGTGCTCATCCATCCACCAGGTTGTATTATACATCCACCATGAGGTCACAATGCAGGATGGATGAATGCATTGTGAATGACTTCATTTGCAGTTGGCTAAGAGAACAAGAAGACGGCAGACTTAATGATGAAGAACACTGAGAACAGAACAAGGGATCCTCCTCGGTATACCATCACAGCTTGGTATACCAGGGGTACTCATTACcattggggggcctcgtagcctggtggatagcgcgcaggactcgtaattctgtggcgcgggttcgattcccgcacgaggcagaaacaaatgggcaaagtttctttcaccctgaatgcccctgttacctagcagtaaataggtacctgggagttagtcagctgtcacgggctacttcctgggggtggaggcctggtcgaggaccgggccgcgggaacactaaaagccccgaaatcatctcaagataacctcaagataaccatggttACGGGTTACTCATGCCCGTACAGCCTCTTAGGGTGGCTTAACATTCATCAATTAAGGGTTCGGTGGGAACGAGGCTGTTTTCACACCCAATTCTCGACAGATTATCTTCCACCACCTGAGCTGGAGGTCTCAACTGACCGCCTCGCTGACACACATGTATATACTGTGTGCGCTTCGACTCTTTACCAAACCAAAAACACAGATTCATCAAGACTAaactacacaccagaagatgacgaTATGTTGATGACATCTTTGCTTTATAGCCTCATGAttttagtcttttccagcctttcctctcctctcttaacaatctggctccttctatcaatttcaaagttgagtgggaatctaattccctccttccttttcttgatgttcatgttcacagctctgtgtccgggttctctttctctgtctaccgtaaacccatgcatagtggcatgtacattcacttcttttcctaccatcctccttctgttaagacaagtgtcctcgtctctctcttcctccgcgctctacgcatcagcgaccctcagtttctgtattctgaaattgcctttatctacaaatcattctctcgccttggttaccctttacaGTTTATCAACTGtgtctactctcaagctaaacgatatttctttcatcctaaacctgcttccaacactagtagcactgtactatgccttcccttcatatctgaactcaaaacttttaccaatacctttcgtcctcttgacattaaactcgcctttcgacaaactaacacacttggtagcattctagttcacactgctcctcctgcttctaatactgctggtgtctactctatttcctgttcatcttgtcctctccaatactttggcgaaactggccgtacactgaatgatagacttaaagaacacaagagaagtgttaagtctgcagacactaacaatgctctcttctgccatgtgagggattctaatcatctcattgattggtcttcctctaaaataatctttcctgcctctactctacacagacgccgtcttgttgactcgactctaatacacaatgtacccaacatgaactagagtcctggctttgttgctgtggactcttccctttcacagtatatactttaATGTCCtaacctttctaacaaacgtggtcTAACATAAGCCTCCCcctcctttttctctttctcctctTGTTCTTACGTTCCCATTCTTATACCTATTAATACCCCTTTCTTACagtcttcagcctcgttattgtgactcatcgtctgcatactgATTCATGTTCAGCTCTAAAGTTAGTGTATTAGTATTATTAACTCTGAAGTTCTGTATTGCAATTGGTAGACTTCCATCGTCACCTCTAACGCAAGAATAATTACGATAGCTTATTAGGAAATAATTTGAATACTATCATTCTGAGTAGGTGAGACACGTTGCATCACTCACCGCAACACCTCGCTTACTCCCCCTAACAATATCAAATCATAAATTTCACACTTTGCAATTATCTCAGCATCCAAATGTTCTCGCTAGACGCTGAcagcaccacagaacaacacatcTGTGAACACCTCTATGGTTgtgaccacacctgtcactctcaCTCTTCCTACACCTGTCACTCTCACTCCTCCTACACCTGTCACTCTCACTCCTCCTAcacctgacactctcactcttcctacacctgacactctcactcttcctacacctgacactctcactcttccTACACCTGACACTCTCACTCCTCCTACACCTGTCACTCTCACTCTTCCTAcacctgacactctcactcttcaTACACCTGCCACTCTCACTCTTCCTCCACCTGATACTCTCACTCTTCCTCCACCTGATACTCTCACTCTTCATACACCTGCCACTCTCACTCTTCCTCCACCTGATACTCTCACTCTTCATACACCTGCCACTCTCACTCTTCCTAcacctgacactctcactcttccTACACCTGATACTCTCACTCTTCCTACACCTGATACTCTCACTCTTCCTACACCTGATACTCTCACTCTTCCTACACCTGATACTCTCACTCTtcctacacacacctgccactctCGCTCTTACACACACTTACACTATTCGTCAGAAATTGTCATGTGTGGGACGGACTGACTCTCAAGCTTCGAAACCCACTTCCACTCTTGTTCTTGAAACACACTCTACGACACTCTGTATCATGATACATTCAGTATATCCATGAATGTATATCCCTATACATTCAGTATATCTAAATATAACATATTACAAACGACATGTGAAAATATCGAGACATATTAACGAGTCTCTGAAGACCTGCCATCCTGTGATGAGCCTAAGTCAACACTATTTACGCTatttaacgtcaaaattttgTCTAAACATTATAGAATATTATAGATATTAGTCACTCTAATCTGTTGGTAAATTAACATTGTATTATTGAAGAATTCTGTGTTATTGTTCATCATAAATTCTTGGTGTGTTAGTTTAAGTTCTATTATTCTAAGGATTCGTAAAAACACTTTATAATTCAGGAGAATTGTTGTTTTATGTTAGGTACTGGTTGGGGTGACCGGCGGTTCCCGGGTCTCTCCCATATATCCCTCCCTGTCTTCCCTCATTGCTATAGCTGTTCTGATCACTGTGATCTTCTTTACACTATTTCCATGATCTTAGCTCACCCTGTCTATCTTCTCCTTCCCTGCACACAcatgctctctctgtctctctctctctctctgtctctgtctctctctctctctcccatctctctctctctctctctctctctctctctctctctctctctctctctctctctctctctctctctctctctctctctctctctctctctctctccacatgcCCATCTATCACATCGTATTATAAATCTTAAAGGAAACTTTTTCTCATATATTTAGTGTTGGGTCTGGGAGCGTCCTGACTAAGCCATACTTCACCTCATGGAAGACTCGCATGAAGTGATTTGTTAGTGGACTGCTCACTACCCTTCAGCGCGGCCCATTGTTACAGTAATGTCTAAGTGGTCATTACCGCCCCTTCGATACAGGCACTCGTATCAGCTCATAAGGGGATCGAACCAGTATCCTGGGTACTCCAAGACGGCTCCCTAACCCATGGATCACCATGTGTTAAGGATTATAGGACCTCAGATCCGTCTGGATTGACTAGGAGTCTGCGGGTACCGAGCGGGAAGCCAGTCCAAAGTTTATATGTACCCCGGTATaccctggtgcaggtgtgtgggccCACACCTGCTCCCTTGC
Proteins encoded in this window:
- the LOC138352460 gene encoding hepatitis A virus cellular receptor 1-like, with protein sequence MVVTTPVTLTLPTPVTLTPPTPVTLTPPTPDTLTLPTPDTLTLPTPDTLTLPTPDTLTPPTPVTLTLPTPDTLTLHTPATLTLPPPDTLTLPPPDTLTLHTPATLTLPPPDTLTLHTPATLTLPTPDTLTLPTPDTLTLPTPDTLTLPTPDTLTLPTPDTLTLPTHTCHSRSYTHLHYSSEIVMCGTD